TCGATCACCTAATTTCGAATACTTTTTATTTAAACATGTTCGACATTATTCACAAGTTTCCTCTTAACAAAAAAAAGCAGGGTTCACCCCTGCTCAAGATGGTTTGTTTTTATCCGCAAAAATGGCCATCGCTTCACACATGAATTGGGCTAAGCCTTCGCCGAATCGGTCGATATTTTTTGTAAAACGTTCATCATCTACGTACAATTGGCCTAATCCTTTGAACGCATCGAGGGAATAATGACCAATTTGATTTAATAAATCGTACCATTCTTTAATCGCGGCTTGCGCTTCATCAGAGTTTGGGGCACCATGGCGAAGGGAAGCTAAATGTTGATAAATCGCATTCATGTCATCGGCTAATTTTTTCTGATCTTCTTTCGACATCTTCCCAATTTTAGCGTTCGCTTTGTCGACCGCGTCATCGCCCCAACGTTCACGTGCTTCTTGTTCATACGGATTTTGGCTAAAATCAAATCCTTCAAACATTTCCTTTTTCGCCATTTCAATTTCCCCTTCCATATGTTGAATCGTCTTATCAATCGTCGCAATCATTTGATCCAACTGCCGCCGTTTTTCAACCAATCTTTTTCGATGGAGCTCCAATGCCTTTTTTCGATCAAATGACGGATCGCTGATAATTTCTTTAATTTTCTTTAAAGGGAAGCCAAGCTCTTTAAAAAATAAAATTTGCTGCAGCATCTCAAGATTTCGATCCGAATAGAGACGGTACCCCGCTTCCGTCGTCTCTTCGGGAGTTAACAATCCGATTTCATCATAGTAATGGAGTGTGCGCACACTAATCCCAACTAAATCGGCCACTTCTTTTACCTTCATTGCCATCCCTTTGACCTCCCTTCCCTTTTCACTTTAAAGTATCACGCAACGTGAGGGTCAATCATCATTTTGAAAAAATTGATGGTGTACGCTGTGGATTTTTGTTTCTGCTTTCCGACGACTGTTGGTGCAATTTGGTAATTTGATCTAAATAAAAATGCGCCTTCTTGCTTAAGAAGTGCGGCCAGATAGTAAAAAAATATTTTTTACCCCTAAATTTTTCTATTTCTTATCATTCATATTTTGGAATTTCCTATACATGTAGCCTATTTCGGCTTGCACTTCACTGGAACTTATCAGGGCATGGCTCTCTTGCTAGCTAGGCAGTTGTCTGGAAGAAAGTTCTTGGTAAATCATTTACCTCATGTGCTACACGTATACCGGACTCGATTGCTCCTTGAATCCAACCGTGATTAGTTGAGGCATGTTCTCCAGCAAAATGAACCCTTCCTTCTGGAGTGGAAATATAAGGAGATAGTTCAGTTACCTGTCCAGGTTTAAATATCGTGAATGCTCCGCCAGAGTAAGGATTACGAACCCAACTGAAGCTCGTTCCTGTTTCAAATTCGAGAAATACTTGTTTACCATGAATCGTAGCTAAGTTTTTTAATGCATATTCCAAACGAAATTCATCGCCTAAACTATCCCATGGTATCGTATCATTCTCCCATGTATAACTTGCTAATATAACACCCGGCCCTGCTTGACCAAGATCATGACTCGGGTATTGAGTATACGTGATTGGGAGATCAGTAACTGTTCTCCCACCATACATCCCTTCTTTTTCCCAAAACCTGCTTTTAAATTGGATACCGGTCTTCGTTGAGCCAGCATAGTGAAGTTCACGAATCGCCTTCCATTTGTTGTAGGAAAAAGAGTTGCGTGGTTCAATCTCCACAAATTGTAAGATAGAAAATGGTATGGTCACAATGGCAAGATCACCGGTGATTTGAAATGGCTCTAAGATTCTCGTATGGACAGAATGAATCGTAACTCCATTGTCGTGCTGTACAATTTTCCTTACCTTTTGACCGAACATAATATTCTCTTTCAGTTGAGTCATAAACGCTTTAGGGAGTTTATCGTTTCCTCCTGTAATTTCATAGAATTGAATATTAGGGGTAAACAAAATCATTAATTCCCTTAACAATTCCAGGAAAGAAAGATGAAGAAGCCCTCCTAGTGAAAGAATAACTTTAATTAAATCAATGGCACCCGTGGATAACCTTACTCCAAATGGATTGTATCTTAAATAAGCATCCATCGAATATTTATCTAATTCTTTTATGACCAAAGGCCAATTGTTACGTGGGTTATGGTTAATAAAATCTGTGACCGGTTTTATTGCGAATTGAAGCAACTCCGTAGCGGTTTTACCCCTTTCATGCGGGGCAACTGGAAAACCGAAAATGTCAGGGTTCCGTTCATAAAACTTCAAACGGGTTTTGATATTTCTAACATAAAGAATGTCGTTAGGAGTACTATTGAAAAATCTATTTACCGGAAGGGCAAATTTTCTAATATATTACCAAGTCAACAAATGAGTATGAGGGATTCGCATCGCACCAGCTTCAAGATACTGTTCATCACGAAAATCGGATCTAAGTGTATAGATTCGTCCTCCTACCCTCTGAGAAGCTTCAATGATTGTCACGTTGTGTCCAGCTTCCTTCAACAAAGAGGCTGCGACTAGTCCTGCCATACCTGCCCCTACAACAATGATCTTCTTAGGATTTTTAGTTTTCGGGAGCCCATTTCTAATGATTGAAATCATTTGTTCATATGACAATTTAGGAAATACATAACTTGACATATTTTCCTCCCCTATAAGTACTCTTCAAACAACCGAAAAAATTATTTATTCATCTTATTCGGCTAGAACGTACAATTATGTTAAAAATGAAACACAAACGTTTCTTTAGGGAGGATTTTCCTTTTTAAAGAGTGATAGAATCACGCTATCTACATCTTTTTATTTCATCTATATATTTATAGCCAGCGATTAACGAACCATATTAGGGCTTGACGTTCACAAACTCGTATACAACCTTACAAACCTCATAAATCTATAAAATTTGATGAAATATCCTTATACGCTTGTCCGTTTCAAAAATACTACTTTTGCATTTAATAAAATAGGAACATGTTGCAAAAACGAAAAAACATACACAGTCTAGGAAAGTCGCTGGAAGTAAGTTTAATACCCCTCTTCGGATTCATCGTTATCTTATTCGTATTCTTATAAATACTCTAGAATGTTTTTTAGTTTTGCAACTCGCTCTTCATTTTAAAAAAGGAGGAAGAAAATGGATACATTTACTACAGGACCGGTTGTAATAGACCGTGCCGTTTTGAGTCTTGTTGTTCAAATTCAGAATGATACTAATTCTACTGTTCCATTTCAGATCAGCGATAAAGAGTGGGGATTTCATTTTAGAAGAAAATGAAATAAGCATTAATGGATGATAAATCTTA
The Bacillus sp. (in: firmicutes) genome window above contains:
- a CDS encoding MerR family transcriptional regulator, which codes for MAMKVKEVADLVGISVRTLHYYDEIGLLTPEETTEAGYRLYSDRNLEMLQQILFFKELGFPLKKIKEIISDPSFDRKKALELHRKRLVEKRRQLDQMIATIDKTIQHMEGEIEMAKKEMFEGFDFSQNPYEQEARERWGDDAVDKANAKIGKMSKEDQKKLADDMNAIYQHLASLRHGAPNSDEAQAAIKEWYDLLNQIGHYSLDAFKGLGQLYVDDERFTKNIDRFGEGLAQFMCEAMAIFADKNKPS